The genomic segment TGGACGACGTCGTCGCCTCGAACGGCGCGCGCGCGACCCGGTTGGCGTCGCTGCGCAGACTGCTCGCCTCCCGATCCGGAACGGAGTCCTGAGGTGGTCTGAACAGGGGTGTGTGAAATTCGTGAACTACAACATGGAACCCTGAGCCGGGGAGTCACGTCTGAGTGATGAACCACCAGGATTCATATCGATTGAGGGGATTTCCATGCGTACCTCTGTTCTCGCTGCCGGCGGCGTCGCGCTGGCCCTGGCGCTGACCGCTTGTGGTGGAGACGACTCGTCTGGCGGCGACGCCCTGACCGGCGGCAACGGAAACGGAGGCGCGTTCAGCGACCTGTCGTCCCTCGTCGCGTCGGCGCAGGAAGAGACCGCCAAGAGCAGCTCCTCCAAGTTCACGATGGAAATGAGCATGGGCGGTCAGACGATCACCGCCGAGGGCGAGGGGCGCTACTCGGGTGACGAGACCGCCATGTCCATGACCATGGACATGGCGGGCCAGTCCATGGACATGCTCTTCGTGGACAACGTCATGTACATGAAGATGCCCGAGGGCATGAACCCCGACCCCAGCAAACCCTGGATCAAGATGACGGCCGAGGACGCTGCCGCCCAGGGGCAGGACTTCAGCCAGATGAGCCAGCAGAGCGACCCGACGAAGACGTTGGAGCAGCTCCAGCAGGCCGGCGGGGAGATCAAGAACACCCAGGAGACCGAGGTCAACGGCGAGCAGGCCACGCAGTACACGATCGAGCTCGACCTGTCGAAGGCCGACGGCATGCTCGGTGGCGACGAGCAGGCCACGGCCTCCATCCCCGAGGGCACGATGATCCCGGTCGAGCTGTACCTGAACGGTGACAACCTGCCGCTCCGCGTCGAGATGAACATGGACGCGGTCGCGGAGGCCGTCGGCGCGCCGACCGGCGGCAAGATGGTCATGAACTACACCGACTGGGGCACCCCGGTCGACATCCAGGCGCCTCCGGCCGACCAGGTCGGCGAGATGCCGTCGTTCTGATCGACAGCTGAAGAACCGCCCCGAAGCCCTCACCGGCTCGGGGCGGTTCTTTTTTGTGCCGTTTCCGGTGTGCGATTCGTCGTCGAGCCGTAACACGAACCCGATCTTCGAGATCCGTTCTCTTGACACGATGGGAGAAATCAGACAGAGAGGACTCTCGTGCGCAAATTAGCTCTCGCCGCGGGCGGCATGGCCGTCGCCCTGGCCCTGACCGCCTGCGGTGGCGACGGGGACGACACCAACGGCCTGTCCGTCGGCGGAGGCGGAGGGACCTTCGGCGACCTGCAGCAGCTCGTCGCCTCCGTGGAAGACAAGGCCGAGCAGGTTCAGTCGGTCAAGTTCGATGCCGAGATGACGATGCTGGGCATGCAGTTCACGATGACCGGGCAGACCCGCATCGACCCCGACGACATCGCCATGAGCATGACCATGTCGATGGCCGGGGGCGAGCAGGAGATGCGGATCGTCGACGAGACCATCTACATGAAGGTTCCCGAGCTCGGCGAACCGGGTAAGTCGTGGGTGAAGCGCGACCTGAGCGAGGAGTTCGCCGAGCTCGAGAACGACGGCACGGCGGCAACGTTGTTGGAGAACAGCGACCCGCGCAAGACACTGGAGCAGTTCCAGGAGGCCGGCGGAACCATCACGAGCAGCGAAGCCACCACGCTCGACGGCCGGCCGGTGACGCGCTACACCCTGGAGATCGACGCGGTCGAGATGGCGAAGGCGTCCGGTGAGATCCCGGCCGAGATGATGCCCATGATGGAATCGCTCGGAACGATTCCGGCTTTGGTCTACCTCAACTCCGACGCTCTTCCCGTGCGCATGGAAGTCGAGATGGACATGAGCGCCATGCTGGAGGAAGCCGCCGAGGTGTCCGGTGAGGAGATCCCCGCCGAACTGAGGGACAACCCCGACATGCTCACGATGTCGATATCCCAGGACTACTACGACTGGGGAGAGCCGGTGACGATCGAGGCTCCCCCGGCCGACCAGGTCAGCAGCAAGCCCCTGGAAGACTTCTGACCGGCCTTCTCCAACGACGGACGAACCGCCCCGCGGCCTTCCCGGCCCGGGGCGGTTCTCGTTCGTCGTTCGGCGCTGTCAGCCCATGTGGGGATAGGTGATGTCGACCGGAGCGTCGAACGTCTCCTTGATGGAGCGGGGGCTCGTCCACCGCAGCAGGTTGAACATCGAGCCCGCCTTGTCGTTGGTGCCCGACGCCCGCGAGCCGCCGAAGGGCTGCTGGCTCACGATCGACCCGGTCGGCTTGTCGTTGACGTAGAAGTTGCCCGCGGCGTGCCGCAGCGCGCGGTGCGCCTGCTGAATCGCCTGCCGGTCGTCGGCGAACACCGCACCGGTCAGCGCGTACGGCGCCGTGGTGTCCACGAGGTCGAGCACGTTCTCGTACTCGCCGTCCTCGTACACCGTCACGGCGAGGATGGGACCGAAGTACTCGGTGGAGAACACCTCGTGCTTCGGGTCGTCCGACACGAGCACGGTCGGCTCGACGAAGTAGCCCACGCTGTCGTCACACCCGCCGCCCACGAGCAGCTCCAGGTGCGGGTCGCCGGGCACGCTCTCCAGCAGCGCACGGTGCTTCGCGAACGCCCTCGCGTCGATGACGGCACCGCCGAAGTGCGAGAAGTCCGTGATGTCGCCGTACGCCACGGTCCGCGTCAGGTCGGCCAGTCGTTCGCGCAGCCCACCGTTCCACAACGAGCGCGGCACGTACGCGCGGGAGGCCGCGGAGCACTTCTGGCCCTGGTACTCGAACGCACCGCGGACGAGGGCCGCCGTCAGCTTGTCGACGTTCGCCGACGGGTGCGCGACCACGAAGTCCTTGCCGCCGGTCTCCCCGACGATGCGCGGATAGCAGCCGTAGGTGTCGAGGTTGTCGGCGATCGTGCGCCACAGCAGCTTGAACGTCGCCGTGGAGCCGGTGAAGTGCAGCCCCGCGAAACCGGGATCGGTCAACGCGACCTCGCTGACAGCGGCGCCGTCGCCGGTCACCATGTTGATCACGCCCGGAGGCAGGCCCGCCTCCTCGAAGATCTGCATCGTGTAGTGGGCGGCCAGCTGCTGTGTCGGCGTGGGCTTCCACACCACCGTGTTGCCCATGAGCGCGGGCGAGCTCGGCAGGTTGCCCGCGATGGCCGTGAAGTTGAACGGGGTGATGGCCGTGACGAAGCCGTCCAGCGGCCGGTACTCCATGCGGTTCCACGCGCCCGGCACCGAGTTCGGCTGCTCCGCCAGGATCCGCCGCGCGTACGAGACGTTGAACCTCAGGAAGTCGATCAGCTCGCACGCCGCGTCGATCTCCGCCTGCTGCACCGACTTCGACTGGCCGAGCATCGTGGCGGCGTTGATCGTGTCGCGGTAGGGACCGGCGATCAGGTCGGCCGCGCGCAGGAACACCGCCGCGCGCTCGTCGAAGGGCAGCTCGCTCCACTCGCGGGCCGCTGCCTTGGCCGCGGCCACCGCGTCGGCCACGTCGTCGTTCGTCGCCTGCGCGCTCACACCCAGGACGTGTCCGTGGTCGTGGGGTTGCACGACATCGAAGGCGTCCCCGCCCGCCATGCGGCGGCGCCCTCCGATCGTCTGGGTCAGCTCGTGCTTGTCGCTCTCCAGCTCGGCGAGTTTCGCCTGGAGCGACTCCCGCTCCGCGGTGCCTGGGGCGTACGTGTGGACCGGTTCGTTGGCCGGTACCGGAACGGATGTCACAGCGTCCATGGTGTGTCTCGCTTTCCGTATCGATCCGCCTTGTGAGCGGTGCGCAGTGACATGGTTACATGAGTTCGAGCAGGAACGGCAGTTCTTGCAGCGCATACCAGGCGAGCTCGTGGTCCTCCACGTCCCCGAGGGCCAACTCGGCGTCCTCGTCCCCGAGGTCCGCGTCGTCGATCACCTCCGCGGCGGCCAGCACGGCCTGTTCGGCCTCCGGCGCGTCCACGTGCACGGCGGCGATCGCCGTCATCGCCACCGGACCCGACACCTTCACCACGGAATCGTCGAGGTCGGGACGCAGCGTCACGTCGTCGACGTCGGCCGACACCACCACCCGCCGCGGCGGTTCCTTGTCGCCCACCTCCACCGGGTCGCTGTCGGACGCGAGCAACCGCAGCGACGCCCGCGCGGCGTCGGTGAGTGCCGCGTACTCCAGTTCCTCGGTCGTGCCACTCGTGTAGGCCTCGCGCAGCGCCGGGGTCAGCGCGAACGCCGTCCCTCCCACGGGCGCCAGTTCCTCGGCATCCAGCAACTGCCGCAGCATGCCGATGGTCGCAGGCACGTAGATCCTCACCCGTTCGTCCCTTTCAGTTCCTCGATCGCTTCGGTCACCGCACCCGCGAGCACCGTGATGTCGGACAACGCCTTGCGGTCCCCGTTGAGTCCGAAGTAGACGTTTCCCTCGTACGACGTGATCCCCACCGCCAACGCCTGTTCCCTCGCCAACGGCAACACGGGGTAGATGCGCTCCAGCGGCGCCCGCCCCGCGTACAGGCGGTGTTGCGGCCCGGGCGTGTTGGCGACCACCACGTTGAACAGCCGTCCCGACAGCGAGTTCGCCGCCCGCGCCGCCAGCGAATACATCGTGGCGGGTGCGAACCCGCTCACCCGCACCATCGCCCGGGCCGCGACCGAGCGCCTGGCACGGACCTGTTCCGCCATGGCGTGCGCGATGTGTTGCAGTCGCAACACGGGATGCGGCTCCCCCACCGGAAGGTCGACCAAACACGGGTCGACCCGGTTGTCGAGCAGGCCGACCGAGGAGAACCCGACGTCGTCGGGTGCCCGCACTGCGAGGGGCGCGAGGGCCCGCACGGTCGCCGTCTGCTCCAGGGAGCTTCCCCGGGACAGCAGCCACTGCCGCAGGGCACCGGTGACGACCGCGAAGACCACGTCGTTGATCGTGCCGCCATGCCGCCGGCGGATGTCACGCAGGTCGTCGAGGGCCGCCGACGCACCCGCGAACACCCGGCCACCACTGACCCGCGCGTTCAGCGGGCTCCGCGGCGCCGGACGCACGAGGGAACGCACCGTCGTGGCGACATCGCCCGCCGTGTCGAGCGCCCGCTCGGCCGTGGTGGTCAGGTCGCGCGCGGCGCTGCGCACGTTGTCGACGATCTCTCCCGGCCTGCGGAGGCTGTCGGTGATCGCGTCGAGCAACAGCCGAGCGCGTCCCGGGCGGGACGACGGCGTCCACTCCGTCCACGGTGCTGCGCCCTCGGTCTCGTCGTCCGAGTCCGATCCGGTCGGTTCGGCGTCCAGGATCAGTTGCCCCAGGTCGAGGGTGGCGGTGCCGTCCACCAGCGCCTGGTGGTTCTTGGTCACCAACGCGACCCTGCCGTCCTCCAACCCCTCGACCACGTACAGCTCCCACAGCGGGCGGTCTCGGTCGAGGGGACGCGCCAGCAACCTGGCCACCAGCTCGAACAACTGCTCGTCGGTGCCGGGCGCGGGAAGCGCCGAGCGCCGCACGTGGTAACTGACGTCGAAGTCACCGTCCTCCACCCACACCGGCCGCGCGAGGTGCCCCGGGACCGACTCCACGTACTGCCGGTAACGAGGCAGGTAGGACAGGCGACGCGACACCAGAGCGAGCAGACGCGCGTAGTCGAAACCCGACCGCGGCCGACGCAGAACCGCGACACTCCCGACGTGCATGGGCACGAACGGTTCCTCCAGGTAGAGGAAGGAGGCATCCAGCGCGGACAGACGGTCGGCCATGACGCGATCCTGACAGAATCCGGGCTCGAATGCCTCCGTCCGCGCCCCCGCGCCGTGATGGGAGACTGACCCGGTGGGTGACAAGCAGGCGAGGTCGCCGAAGGACCGCTTCCTGACCGTGTACGGCCGCAAGCCCGTGCTGGAGGTCCTGGCCGACGAGACTCTCGACGTCGACAAGGTGATCCTGGCCGACACCGCTCGTGGCCCGGCCGCCGCCGAGATCCGCCGCGCGGCGAAGAACCGTGGCGTCGCCGTGCAGAGCGCGAGTGCGCACCGGGTGAAGGTGCTCGCGGGCAACGGGAAGCAGGACCAGGGCGTACTGGCCGACGTCGTGGCGCCGCGCATGCTGCCCCTGACGGCCGCACTCGACCGCAGTGCGCCGCCGTCGCCGCTGCTCGTCCTGGACGGCATCACCACACCCGCGAACGTGGGCATGATCCTCCGCACGGCCACCGCCGCCGGCTTGCCCGGGATCGTGGTCCCGCGGCGCGGCGTGGCGGCACTCGATCCACTGGTCGTGAAAGCGTCGGCGGGCGTGGCGTTTCGCGCGCCCGTGCTGCGGTGCGGCTCGGCCGAGGAAGCCGTGGAGCGACTCACCGAGTCCGGCTACACCGTGTACGCGTTGGGCTCGCGGGCCGGCGCCGAGGCCACACCGTTGTTCGACGTGGACGTCCCGTCGCGCGTGGCGTTCGTCCTGGGCGGGGAGACGGACGGGGTGAGCGAGGCGGTGTCGAACCTCGCGGCGGGCTGGGTGTCGATCCCGATGCCGGGTGACGTGGAGTCGCTCAACGTGTCGGCCGCCGCGGCGGTCGTGTCCTTCGAACTGGTCCGCCGCGGCCGGTGACCGTCACGCGCGTTGCGTCACCACGAGGTGTCCGCGCAGCGACTCCAGCGTCGCCACCACGGTGCCGGGGTCGGCGGGTTGCACGCAGAACTCCTCGTCGTCGCCGACCCGCACCCGATAGTTGATGTAGCGGCCCCAGTCGGTGTCGACGAAGTGCAGGGGTGTGCGCAGCGTCCGGTAGGTGCCCGCGGGATCGCGGTCGGCCACGTACAGTTCGCCTCCGCTGCTGGTCGGCCGCTCCATCACCTTCTTGATTTCGGCGATGACGCGGGCGACGGAGCGGTCGTGGTGTGTCCGCTCGAAGCCGTCCCGCAGATCGTCGGTGCGCACCACCCAGCGGGTTCCGCCGCCGGGTCCGACTTCGGGGAGGGCGCGGACGAACGAGGCGGACAGTTCGGTGTGGTCGATGGCGGTGAGGGTGACGTGGTCGCCTCGCCGCACGGCGAGCACGCCGAGCATGCCCCGCGACGCGGCGAGCGCGCTCCAGGTGGTGTCGTCCTGCGAGATCCACCCGAAGTACTCCAGTGACGCGCTGGTGAGCACCGGCAGCAGGTCGATGAAGTCGGGGTCGAGGCGGCCGCGACCGTCGAGCAGGCCCGCGGCCGCGAGTTCCTGGTGCAACGCCGACTGTGCCGAGTCGCGTTCTTCGCGCGGGTACCACATCGGCTCGGGCTGCAACGAGATGTGCAGTGCGCCGAGGCCCTCGCGTTCGGCGGCGGCGGCGAGGGCCCCGACGGACAGTTCCACGGTGTGGCTCACTGGCCGATCACCGGTGGGGCCGTCTTGCCGAGGTCGCCGATGAAGGCTTCGTCGGGGTCGTTCTCCTGCAGGTAGGAGGCGCGCTGGTGTTCCTTGTCCTCGTCGCCCTGCCCGCGGCCTCCGGCGGCGCCCATCGGCCCCATGCCCGCGCCACCGCGTGCGCCCGCCGCGCCACCGGCNNNNNNNNNNNNNNNNNNNNNNNNNNNNNNNNNNNNNNNNNNNNNNNNNNNNNNNNNNNNNNNNNNNNNNNNNNNNNNNNNNNNNNNNNNNNNNNNNNNNCGCACTCGGCTGCTGCGCCTGTGCGGGCGCCTGCTCCTGCTGCTCCGCCTGCTGCACCTGCAGGTTGAACATCAGGCCGACGGCTTCTTCCTTCAACGAGTCGAGCATCGCGTTGAACATGTCGAAGCCCTCGCGCTGGTACTCGACCAGCGGGTTGCGCTGCGCCATCGCCCGCAGCCCGATGCCCTCCTTGAGGTAGTCCATCTCGTAGAGGTGCTCGCGCCACTTGCGGTCGAGAACGGACAGCACGACCCGGCGCTCCAGCTCGCGCATCGCGCCTTCGGCGACCTTCTCGTCGAGGTCGGCCTCGCGCTGGTCGTACGCCCGGAGGGCGTCGGCCACGAGGATCTCGCGCAGCCGATCCGCGTCGACGTCCTCGTTCTCCTCGATGATCTCTTCCCAGGTCACCCCGACCGGGTACAGCGTCTTGAGCGCCGTCCACAGCTTCGCGTGGTCCCAGTCCTCGGCGTAACCGTCGGCGGTGGCGCCGTCGACGTAGGCCGAGACGACGTCGGTGATCATGTTCTCGACCTGCTCGCGCAGGTTCTCGCCCTCCAGCACCCGGCGGCGCTCGGCGTAGATCACCTTGCGCTGCTGGTTCATCACCTCGTCGTACTTGAGGACGTTCTTGCGGATCTCCATGTTCTGCTGCTCGACCTGCGTCTGAGCGCTCTTGATCGCCCTGGAGACCATCTTGTGCTCGATCGGCACGTCGTCGGGCAGGCGCATGGTGGTCATGACGCGCTCGACCATGGCGGCGTTGAAGCGCCGCATCAGCTCGTCGCCCAGCGACAGGTAGAAGCGCGACTCACCCGGGTCACCCTGACGACCGGCGCGACCCCGTAGCTGGTTGTCGATGCGCCGCGACTCGTGCCGCTCGGTGCCGAGCACGTAGAGGCCGCCGGCCTCCAGGACCGCCTCGGCCTCCTCCTTGCACTCGGCGGTGACCTCCTCCAGCACCTTCGGCCAGGCGGCCTCGTACTCCTCGGAGTTCTCCACCGGGTCGAGACCGCGGTCGCGCAGCACCTGGTCGGCGATGATGTCGGGGTTGCCACCGAGCACGATGTCGGTGCCTCGACCGGCCATGTTCGTCGCGACCGTGACCGCGCCTCGGCGGCCCGCCTGAGCGACGATGAGCGCCTCGCGGTGGTGCTGCTTCGCGTTCAGGACCTCGTGCGGCACACCGCGCTTGAGCAGCAGCTTCGACAGGTACTCGGACTTCTCGACGCTCGTCGTGCCGACGAGGACCGGCTGACCCTTCTCGTGCCGCTCGGCGATGTCGTCGGCGACCGCCTCGAACTTCGCTTCCTCGGTCTTGTAGATGAGGTCGGCCTGGTCGACTCGCACCATCGGGCGGTTGGTCGGGATCGGGACGACACCCAGCTTGTAGGTCTGGTGGAACTCCGCCGCCTCGGTCTCGGCGGTACCCGTCATGCCGGCGAGCTTCTCGTAGAGGCGGAAGTAGTTCTGCAGCGTGATCGTGGCGAGCGTCTGGTTCTCGGCCTTGATCTCGACGCGTTCCTTCGCCTCGATCGCCTGGTGCATGCCCTCGTTGAACCGGCGCCCGGCGAGGATGCGGCCCGTGAACTCGTCGACGATGAGCACCTCGCCGTTGCGGACGATGTACTCCTTGTCCTTGCGGTAGAGCTCCTTGGCCTTGAGGGCGTTGTTGAGGAACCCGACCAGCGGCGTGTTCGCGGCCTCGTAGAGGTTCTCGATACCGAGCTGGTCCTCGACGAACTCCACACCGAGCTCGGTGACACCCACGGCGCGCTTGCGCTCGTCCACCTCGTAGTGGACGTCCTTCTTCATGAGCGGCGCGATCCGCGCGAACTCGACGTACCAGCGGGACGACTGGTCGGCCGGGCCGGAGATAATCAGCGGCGTCCGGGCCTCGTCGATGAGGATCGAGTCGACCTCGTCGACGATGGCGAAGTAGTGCCCGCGCTGCACGCAGTCGTCGAGGCTCCACGCCATGTTGTCGCGCAGGTAGTCGAAGCCGAACTCGTTGTTCGTCCCGTAGGTGATGTCGGCGGCGTACGCGCGCTTGCGCTCGGCGGGCGTCAACTCGGACCGGATGACACCGATCTCCAGCCCGAGGAACCGGTGCACCCGGCCCATCCACTCGGAGTCACGCTGTGCCAGGTAGTCGTTCGTGGTGACGACGTGCACGCCCTTGCCGGGCAGCGCGTTGAGGTAGACGGGCAGAAGGCTGGTGAGCGTCTTGCCCTCACCGGTCTTCATCTCGGCGACCTGGCCGAGATGCAGCGCCGCGCCACCCATCAACTGGACGTCGTAATGCCGCTGACCGAGAACGCGCGTCGCGGCCTCTCGCACCACGGCGAAGGCTTCCGGCAGCAGTTCGTCCAACGACTCGCCGTCGGCGTGCCGTTTCCGGAACTCGTCGGTCTTCGCCTGCAGCTCGGCGTCCGAAAGGTCCTTGACGTCGTCTTCGAGGGTGTTGACGTGGTCGGCGATACGGCGCAGCCGCTTCACCATCTTGCCCTCGCCCGCACGGAGCAGGCGGTTCAGAAGCATCGGGTCGACCTCGCTAGCGGTGTCTGTGTGGACGTCGTAGCACCCCAGCAGGGCGCCGGGCAGCACCCCCATCGTAGGGAATGTGCAGGCCCACGTGCACGCGGCGGCCCGCGCGTCGACGTCGCGCGGGCCGCCGAATCGAAAAATCGGCAGCGGGCGGCCCGGTACACCAGGCCGCCCGCGCCGTCAGCCCAGTCGTATCACCCCGTAGTCGAAACCCTTCCGGCGGTACACAACGCTCGGCTTTCCGGTGTCGGCGCAGTTGAAGAGATAGAAATCGTGTCCCACGAGTTCCATTTGGTAGAGGGCTTCGTCGATCGTCATCGGTTCGGCCGAGTGCTGCTTCTCCCTGACCACTCGCCCGGGCTGGCTCGGAGCGACGCCGTCGTCCCAGCGCGGCTCGGGTACTCCCAGAGCGTCGGACGACACCGCCTGGTCGGCCTCGGTGTCGGCAGGTGCCTCGAGCACCGCGGTCGCCGAGCGGCCACGGTTCGACGGCGTCGCGGACAGCGCTCCGGCCGCGGTGGCCTCGGCGAGCGACTCGGGTGCTCGCCGTCCGTAATGGACTCGCCGCCGGTCGTGCATGCGACGGAGCCGGCTCTCGAGCTTGCTGATCGCGGAATCGAGTGCGGCGTAGAAGTCGCCCGCCCGAGCCTCGGCTCGGACGATCGGGCCCTTACCCCTACCGGTGATTTCGACGCGCTGGCAGTTCTTGGCCTGCCTCGGGTTGGGCTCGTGGAAGAGTTCGACCTCGTAACGGATGACCTTCCTGTCGTAACGCTCCAGTCGGGCCATCTTGTCGGCGACGTGCACCCGATAGTGCTCGGGAACCTCCACGTTGCGACCCCTGATGACGATGTCCATTCACGACCTCCTCGCTTACCTACGTGCGAGTGTTGAAATGGGCGACCACTGGCACCGAAGCGACGGCGACACCGGATGCGGCAGATATCGGGCATCCGCGCCGTGTCAGGGCTCCGGCACCGGGGACATCGACTGTTCACCTCCCCTACGGCCGGGACGTCCGTTAGCGCTGCACGGTAGCCCTCGCGGCGTCACCGCAACAGTCCCCGCGGCGGGGGATACCCGGAACCGGGGGACGGTGACGGTACGAGGTGAAACCCGGGTTGCGACGGTGTCGTCGATTCCCGTTCGGAGCAGCGCACCGGTGGAAAGTTCATACCGGTGACGCAGTCGACATACCCTGGCCTGGCTCTGAGTGACCGTGGGCTGCGTCATATCCGGTCAACGACGGCCCCCCGTCTTCAGTTCCCCGACTACCCGTGTGGGTGACAAGTTGCGAGGTTTCACTCGGGCGCCTCCGAACGTGCGCGACGCCGCCGTGAGCGTCAGCGCCGCGGTCACGTCGAGCCCGTGGGCGGTGAGGACCCGGGCACACGCGTCGAGCGTGGCTCCGGTCGTGACCACGTCGTCCAGGAGAACCACGGGCGTGCCCGGGTCCGGCACTCCCCTCGGGTCGACGTGGACGCGGCCCCGCAGGTTGGCCACCCGGGCGGCGCGGTCGAGCCCCACGGCGTCGCGGGCCCGTGGGGACAACCGCAGCGCCGGGNNNNNNNNNNNNNNNNNNNNNNNNNNNNNNNNNNNNNNNNNNNNNNNNNNNNNNNNNNNNNNNNNNNNNNNNNNNNNNNNNNNNNNNNNNNNNNNNNNNNGCCCGTACAGCCGCGACCCGGCGCGCTCACCCACGCCGCCCCGGCCGGGGCCGGTGCCCTGGCGCGGGTTGGTCGACCGGTTGGGGTTGCGCGTGGTGCCACCGCCGACGGGCGGCGTCCCGACCGGACCGGCGACAGGTGCGGGAGTGTGCGTCACCGGACCACCCGGCGAGACCGGGCCGGGAGCAGGCCCGATCGGGCCGACGGGACCCGGACGCCCCACCGGCGGCGCACCACTGGTGCCGGGCGCGGCGCCTGTGGACACACCGGGAGCGGCAGGCCCCGAGGTCCCGCCCCGCACGTCGGGAATGGACGACGTACCGGTGCCGACCGCGCTCGACGAGGCGCCGGTGTCGATGGTGATGCTGCCTCCGGCGGACGACAGAGTCGTGTAACTGCGAGGGAAGTCCTGGTTCGACGAGGTCTTGGCCTCGTACTCGCTCATGACCTGAACATTGCGCTCGGCGGCCACCATGTGCTCGACACTCTTCTGGAAGTAGGTGTCGGAAGCGCCGCCGAAGCTCGTGACGTTGTCCCAGAAGCCCGGCTTCTCCGGCTTCGGCGGAACCGGCTCGACGGAGTTGGACGCCTGGTGCCAGGCCTGGGCCTGGCTGTTGACGGACTTGAACGTCACGTCCATGTTGTCGGCCGATGCGTAGAGCGCCTTCCCGAGCGGCCCCGCGCCCGCAGTGGCGGCGGACCCGGCATCACCGGTCCAGGCGGCCTCCATGCGCTCCTGGATCTTCTGGATCGCCTGGGCGCGATCGGAATAGCTCCGGCGCAGCTGAATGAGCGTTTCGGCCACCGCCTCCATGCCGCCAGTTCCTTGGCCATTTCTGAAGTTATGAAAAATCTGCTCTCCGGTGTAGCCAGACCCCATAGTCAGACCCCCTTCTGCAAGTTGTCAATGAGATCCGTGACAAATTCATCGACATCAACGCATGCTTGCCTCGGATCATCCATATAAGGTCCAGCATTGACTGTGACGATCGCCGTGCCCGAAACGGCAACCATCATCGCACAATCGCCTCGATCGCGATTATCCCGAAGACCGTAATAGGCCGCAGGGTATCCAGCGACCTCAACTTCTTCCCACAATTGGAGAACGCCGCTACGGTGCCGTTCCCGAACACCGTTCAACACAGCTTCGCTTCCCCTAGAAGGTTGGTCGATCAGGGAGACACTCAGCACTTGAGCGTGAGTGGTCTCCTTAGCGCCCCAACTACAACTTGGGCCCGTGAGTTCCGAGAGCCTTTGACCAGCCGGACCCGTCTCTTCCAACTTCTGACCTTCAATGGGATAACCCCGAGATTCAAGAAGCTCCGGAGACAGCACATCGCACGGGCGATCCATATATGAGCCTACGTCCAGCTCCGAAGGGAACGACAGAGAATTTGAAGGAGCAGCTGACGACT from the Saccharomonospora azurea NA-128 genome contains:
- a CDS encoding DUF6612 family protein; this translates as MRKLALAAGGMAVALALTACGGDGDDTNGLSVGGGGGTFGDLQQLVASVEDKAEQVQSVKFDAEMTMLGMQFTMTGQTRIDPDDIAMSMTMSMAGGEQEMRIVDETIYMKVPELGEPGKSWVKRDLSEEFAELENDGTAATLLENSDPRKTLEQFQEAGGTITSSEATTLDGRPVTRYTLEIDAVEMAKASGEIPAEMMPMMESLGTIPALVYLNSDALPVRMEVEMDMSAMLEEAAEVSGEEIPAELRDNPDMLTMSISQDYYDWGEPVTIEAPPADQVSSKPLEDF
- the pruA gene encoding L-glutamate gamma-semialdehyde dehydrogenase, which translates into the protein MDAVTSVPVPANEPVHTYAPGTAERESLQAKLAELESDKHELTQTIGGRRRMAGGDAFDVVQPHDHGHVLGVSAQATNDDVADAVAAAKAAAREWSELPFDERAAVFLRAADLIAGPYRDTINAATMLGQSKSVQQAEIDAACELIDFLRFNVSYARRILAEQPNSVPGAWNRMEYRPLDGFVTAITPFNFTAIAGNLPSSPALMGNTVVWKPTPTQQLAAHYTMQIFEEAGLPPGVINMVTGDGAAVSEVALTDPGFAGLHFTGSTATFKLLWRTIADNLDTYGCYPRIVGETGGKDFVVAHPSANVDKLTAALVRGAFEYQGQKCSAASRAYVPRSLWNGGLRERLADLTRTVAYGDITDFSHFGGAVIDARAFAKHRALLESVPGDPHLELLVGGGCDDSVGYFVEPTVLVSDDPKHEVFSTEYFGPILAVTVYEDGEYENVLDLVDTTAPYALTGAVFADDRQAIQQAHRALRHAAGNFYVNDKPTGSIVSQQPFGGSRASGTNDKAGSMFNLLRWTSPRSIKETFDAPVDITYPHMG
- a CDS encoding DUF6912 family protein produces the protein MRIYVPATIGMLRQLLDAEELAPVGGTAFALTPALREAYTSGTTEELEYAALTDAARASLRLLASDSDPVEVGDKEPPRRVVVSADVDDVTLRPDLDDSVVKVSGPVAMTAIAAVHVDAPEAEQAVLAAAEVIDDADLGDEDAELALGDVEDHELAWYALQELPFLLELM
- a CDS encoding WS/DGAT/MGAT family O-acyltransferase; translation: MADRLSALDASFLYLEEPFVPMHVGSVAVLRRPRSGFDYARLLALVSRRLSYLPRYRQYVESVPGHLARPVWVEDGDFDVSYHVRRSALPAPGTDEQLFELVARLLARPLDRDRPLWELYVVEGLEDGRVALVTKNHQALVDGTATLDLGQLILDAEPTGSDSDDETEGAAPWTEWTPSSRPGRARLLLDAITDSLRRPGEIVDNVRSAARDLTTTAERALDTAGDVATTVRSLVRPAPRSPLNARVSGGRVFAGASAALDDLRDIRRRHGGTINDVVFAVVTGALRQWLLSRGSSLEQTATVRALAPLAVRAPDDVGFSSVGLLDNRVDPCLVDLPVGEPHPVLRLQHIAHAMAEQVRARRSVAARAMVRVSGFAPATMYSLAARAANSLSGRLFNVVVANTPGPQHRLYAGRAPLERIYPVLPLAREQALAVGITSYEGNVYFGLNGDRKALSDITVLAGAVTEAIEELKGTNG
- a CDS encoding TrmH family RNA methyltransferase; protein product: MGDKQARSPKDRFLTVYGRKPVLEVLADETLDVDKVILADTARGPAAAEIRRAAKNRGVAVQSASAHRVKVLAGNGKQDQGVLADVVAPRMLPLTAALDRSAPPSPLLVLDGITTPANVGMILRTATAAGLPGIVVPRRGVAALDPLVVKASAGVAFRAPVLRCGSAEEAVERLTESGYTVYALGSRAGAEATPLFDVDVPSRVAFVLGGETDGVSEAVSNLAAGWVSIPMPGDVESLNVSAAAAVVSFELVRRGR
- a CDS encoding ESX secretion-associated protein EspG; the protein is MELSVGALAAAAEREGLGALHISLQPEPMWYPREERDSAQSALHQELAAAGLLDGRGRLDPDFIDLLPVLTSASLEYFGWISQDDTTWSALAASRGMLGVLAVRRGDHVTLTAIDHTELSASFVRALPEVGPGGGTRWVVRTDDLRDGFERTHHDRSVARVIAEIKKVMERPTSSGGELYVADRDPAGTYRTLRTPLHFVDTDWGRYINYRVRVGDDEEFCVQPADPGTVVATLESLRGHLVVTQRA